A region of the Deinococcota bacterium genome:
AAATGGTTTGGCTTCCCAGTGAACTTGCCTCGAGATTATTCGCCTTAACGGGGAAATGAAATCTACCCGTCAGGGACGAGAAATGAAAATTCCTAAATCTCGCAGAGGGGGGGCGGAAAGTCGGTTCATCACTGAGGCGGATGCTTTCCAAGCGCCACTTCAAAGGGGGACATGACACTGCGGCCCATGACCCCCGACCCAACAATGAGTGCATTTCGACCAGTCAAGCTGCTATGCGACCTCCTGGTCGAGTGCGGCAAGCTCACGGGCCGCTGCTGCCACGCGCTCGCGGTCATCCTTCGACAGATTGCTCATTAAGGGCAGGATCGGCCCCATGTCGGCAATACCGGCAAGAGTCACTGCATCATGGAGCACCCGGATTGGGTTGATGCCGTCGCGAAGGTCCTCGAGAGGCAGAAAGCTCTGACGTAGTAACTCTGCCCTATCGTAGTCTTGCCCTTTGAGGGCTTTGAGGAGTTCCGTAGAACGCTGTGGCGCGACGCAGACCGAACCCGAGGTAAAGCCGTTTAGGCCAAAGTCGCGCAGGTGCACAATCGCCGGCCGCTCGCCAATGCCACTTATGATATAACGACGATCAATGGCATCACAGAGTGAGCTCAGGTAGTCGTCTCTGGTAGGGTCATCACGTACCACAGCATACTTGATCCCGCTAACCACACCGTCCTTGACCAAACGGCGGACACCGTCAACGTCAAGATAGCCCTCGAATTTGAGATAGATGACGATGGGCTTACCGAAGCGCTCAGCGAAACGGCGCAGGCCCGTCTCGACCCCCGCTGGGGTTTTCTGCGCTTGCAGCGGCAGTACCATCACCGTCGGAAAGTCGTAATCCCTAAGGACCTCCACCTGGTCCATCATCATCCCGTAAGACGGTCCAGCCGACGGAATGACCCAGCTTTCGGACGCCGCGGTTTCGGCAAGGGTAGTCAGAATTTCAGCGTATTCACTGAGTGAGATG
Encoded here:
- a CDS encoding dihydrodipicolinate synthase family protein; amino-acid sequence: MKTSPVTFEDLSASVLAVPPLARRDDYRLNKAANEELMRYLERGGVTTLLYGGNANFYNISLSEYAEILTTLAETAASESWVIPSAGPSYGMMMDQVEVLRDYDFPTVMVLPLQAQKTPAGVETGLRRFAERFGKPIVIYLKFEGYLDVDGVRRLVKDGVVSGIKYAVVRDDPTRDDYLSSLCDAIDRRYIISGIGERPAIVHLRDFGLNGFTSGSVCVAPQRSTELLKALKGQDYDRAELLRQSFLPLEDLRDGINPIRVLHDAVTLAGIADMGPILPLMSNLSKDDRERVAAAARELAALDQEVA